TCAGACCACGTCGACGTAGACGACCTCGATGGCGTTGTTGCCGTAGCCGAGCCGGTTCCACGGTGGCACGTCCGGTTGCACGTTCCCCGCTGCATCGGTCGCCCTCACGCGGAGCGTGTGGCGCCCGACTGCGGCGTCCTCCCAGTCGAACGACCACTCCTGCCAGTGGTACGGGCCCGTCGGCGGAGCGAGGTGGGCCTCGCGCCACTCGCCGGCACCCGTGAGGCTCACGTCGACACGTGCGACGGGGCCGGTCCCCGACCAGGCCTTCCCGCGCACCTCGACGGTGCCCGCGGGCACGGTCGAGCCAGCAGCGGGAGCGGTGACGCGCGCCCTGACGCGCATGAGGTCGACGGGCTCCGGGGCCCGATCGGCCCACTCGTAGATGTAGTGCCCCGTCTGGAACTCGCCGACGTACGGCTCGGTCAAGACGTCGATGCGCTGGAGCCACTTGACCGACGCCACGGCGTACCAGTGCGGCACGACGATCCGGAACGGCGCACCGTGGTCCTGGCCGAGGGGCTTGCCGTTCATCTCGTACGCGATGAGGATCTCGGAAGCCGGATCGGCGACGTGGTCCAGCGGCAGGGAGCGGACGAAGTGCATGTCCTCGGTGTCCGTCTCGGCGAGCACCGCGGCCAGGTGGTACGCGCCGTGATCGGCGCCCTCGAACCGCACGTCGACGCCGTCGACGTGCGGCCGCGCCTGTGCCAGCACCTCGTGCAGCAGAGCGCCCTTCCAGCGGGCGGTCGAGACGGCGTAGTCGCCCCATGGCTCACCGGTGGGCAGCGGACGCATCTCGAGGCGTCCGTTGCCGGCGCACTCGAGCGTGACCGCGCGTTCGTGCGCAGGGAAGGCACGGAGGTCCTCGAGCGTGAGGGTCAGCGGGTGCTCCACCGCGCCGCCGATCTCGAGCGTGCCGTCGTGCTCGGGCAGCGGGAAGTTGCTGCGCACGTAGTGGAGCTCGGTCGGGGTGATCTCCTCGGTGAGCGCTGCGGGCGGCGCCTCCGCGTTGTACGGGGCTGGGTTGATCATCTGCAGCGCGGCGCGCGCACGGATGACCTCGTCCGGAATCGTCATGGCTCTGCCTCCTCGTAGGCCGGGTTCAGTAGTCGGCGTCGCGGAAGACCGGGTCCCGGCCCTCGTTGAAGGCTCCGATGCCCTCGATGCGGTCGGGGTGCACGGCCGAGCGCCAGTGCGCCTCCATCATGATGGCGACGGCCTGCTCCACGGGCTGCCCCTCACCGAGCTGTACGGCCCGCTTGACGGCCTGGACCGCCGTCGGGGAGTTGCCGGCGATCTTCTCCGCGATCCGAGCGGCCGCGGCCGCCAGGTCGTCCTGGTCGTGGACCTCGTTGACCATGCCGAGCCGGTGGGCTTCGGCCGCGGAGATCGGGTCGCCGGTCATGAGCATCTGCAATGCTCTGCCCGGTCCGAGCAGGCGTGGCAGGAACACCGGGGAACCGCCACCGGCCGAGAGGCCGAGCATCGCCTCCGGCTGCCCGAACGTGGCGTTCTCGGAGGCGATGATGAAGTCGCAGCTCTGGGCGAGCTCGCACCCGCCGCCATAGGCGATGCCGTTCACGGCGGCGAAGAGCGGCTTGCGCAGCTGCCGCACGGTGTACAGCGTTCGATCGAAGGCCTGGCGCTGGCGAAGCCAGTCCTCCTTCGTCATGCTCCTGCGCTGTCGGAGGTCGCTGCCGACGGAGAACGCGCGCCTACCGGCACCCGTGAGCACGACGACGCGTACGGCGGTGCGCACGGCGATCGTCTCGACGATCTCGGTCAGTCGAGCACCCATCTCGGTCGTGATCGCGTTGTCGGCGTGCGGCCGGTTGAGCGTGACCACGGCGATCTGGTCGTCGTGCTGGTACTCGACGAGGACGGAGGACTCGGGTTCGGGGGCGTCTGCGTCCGGCGGGGCGAAATCGAGCGCCTTCCAGCGGTCGGTGCCCTCGGGGGTCGTGCTCATGGCGTGCTCTCCTCGGTCGAGAC
This region of Oerskovia jenensis genomic DNA includes:
- a CDS encoding sulfite oxidase gives rise to the protein MTIPDEVIRARAALQMINPAPYNAEAPPAALTEEITPTELHYVRSNFPLPEHDGTLEIGGAVEHPLTLTLEDLRAFPAHERAVTLECAGNGRLEMRPLPTGEPWGDYAVSTARWKGALLHEVLAQARPHVDGVDVRFEGADHGAYHLAAVLAETDTEDMHFVRSLPLDHVADPASEILIAYEMNGKPLGQDHGAPFRIVVPHWYAVASVKWLQRIDVLTEPYVGEFQTGHYIYEWADRAPEPVDLMRVRARVTAPAAGSTVPAGTVEVRGKAWSGTGPVARVDVSLTGAGEWREAHLAPPTGPYHWQEWSFDWEDAAVGRHTLRVRATDAAGNVQPDVPPWNRLGYGNNAIEVVYVDVV
- a CDS encoding enoyl-CoA hydratase/isomerase family protein: MSTTPEGTDRWKALDFAPPDADAPEPESSVLVEYQHDDQIAVVTLNRPHADNAITTEMGARLTEIVETIAVRTAVRVVVLTGAGRRAFSVGSDLRQRRSMTKEDWLRQRQAFDRTLYTVRQLRKPLFAAVNGIAYGGGCELAQSCDFIIASENATFGQPEAMLGLSAGGGSPVFLPRLLGPGRALQMLMTGDPISAAEAHRLGMVNEVHDQDDLAAAAARIAEKIAGNSPTAVQAVKRAVQLGEGQPVEQAVAIMMEAHWRSAVHPDRIEGIGAFNEGRDPVFRDADY